One genomic region from Terriglobus aquaticus encodes:
- a CDS encoding glycogen/starch/alpha-glucan phosphorylase, with protein MQDASHGQQPSETETSGTTAIAAQDNRSADGIRLAFLRHMRRTIGKPVEFSNTLDQYRAMAHLVRDRVMDDWITTVESYVQHNVRVVCYLSAEFLLGPHLLNAMLNLGITDSAEKACDELHYSLTQLADEEPEPGLGNGGLGRLAACYMDSMTTLEVPAVGYGLRYEFGIFRQEIRDGWQVEHSDKWLEYGNPWEIPASEATQHVSFGGHTETTKDEKTGELIWKWVPAFTVKGVAYDTPIPGYRNKQVNRLRLWKAEAEDSFDLEIFNRGDYMGAVRDKMESETISKVLYPPDETEQGKRLRLMQQYFFTSCSLQDMVRLHKLQKLPIEKFADKWSVQLNDTHPSIGIAELMRILTDEEEIGWDEAWTITQATFGYTNHTLLPEALEKWPLPIFASLLPRHIEIIYEINRRFLKDMQAKFPGDTARWARMSLIGEDGEKQVRMANLAVVGSKMVNGVAKLHSELLKEDTLKDFYEAFPNRFTNVTNGVTPRRWLMLADPPLTALLNEVLGTAWHTDLYALRGLEDYVDDAGFLDKWRKRQEESKGRLGDFIKRSMDVSLNPASMFDVQVKRIHEYKRQHLNALHILGLYCRIKSGELKDLPPRTFLFGGKAAPSYTYAKLMIKLVCTVGELVGKDPQTKDLLRVLFVPDYSVSLGQRIYPAADLSEQISTAGKEASGTGCMKFMMNGAVAIGTLDGANIEIREEVGEENFFLFGLTAPQIAEKQKAGYRPRDFYEKSPLLREVMDGLRDGRFSNGDRDTFAPLVRDLLEVDRYFVMADFDDYARAQSEAGKIFCDSKKWSRMSLLNTARSGKFSSDRSIREYCQNIWKINLDR; from the coding sequence TTGCAGGACGCGTCACACGGGCAGCAGCCGAGCGAAACGGAGACAAGCGGCACCACGGCAATTGCGGCGCAGGACAACCGCTCAGCCGACGGTATCCGACTCGCGTTTCTGCGACACATGCGCCGCACCATCGGCAAGCCGGTCGAGTTCTCGAACACGCTGGACCAGTACCGCGCCATGGCACACCTGGTGCGAGATCGTGTGATGGACGACTGGATCACGACGGTAGAGAGCTACGTGCAGCACAACGTGCGCGTGGTGTGCTACTTGTCTGCGGAGTTCCTGCTGGGACCGCACCTGTTGAACGCGATGCTGAACCTCGGCATCACCGATTCCGCGGAAAAGGCCTGTGACGAGCTGCACTACAGCCTGACCCAACTGGCGGACGAGGAGCCCGAACCCGGCCTGGGCAACGGCGGCCTGGGACGTCTGGCAGCCTGCTACATGGACAGTATGACCACGCTGGAAGTACCGGCCGTGGGCTACGGTTTGCGCTACGAGTTCGGCATCTTCCGCCAGGAGATTCGCGACGGGTGGCAGGTGGAGCACTCCGACAAATGGCTGGAGTACGGCAACCCCTGGGAGATTCCGGCTTCGGAAGCGACACAGCATGTGAGCTTTGGCGGCCACACGGAAACCACTAAGGACGAAAAGACAGGCGAGCTGATCTGGAAGTGGGTGCCCGCCTTCACGGTGAAGGGCGTGGCGTATGACACGCCCATTCCCGGCTATCGCAACAAGCAGGTGAACCGCCTGCGGCTGTGGAAAGCGGAAGCGGAAGACAGCTTTGACCTTGAGATCTTCAATCGCGGCGATTACATGGGCGCCGTGCGCGACAAAATGGAGTCGGAGACGATCAGCAAAGTGCTGTATCCGCCTGATGAGACGGAGCAGGGCAAGCGGCTGCGGCTGATGCAGCAGTACTTCTTCACGTCGTGTTCGCTGCAGGACATGGTTCGTCTGCACAAGCTGCAGAAACTGCCGATCGAGAAGTTCGCCGACAAGTGGTCGGTGCAACTGAACGATACGCACCCGTCCATCGGCATCGCGGAGTTGATGCGCATTCTCACCGACGAGGAAGAGATCGGCTGGGACGAGGCGTGGACGATTACGCAGGCTACGTTCGGCTATACGAATCACACGCTACTGCCGGAGGCTCTGGAGAAGTGGCCGCTGCCGATCTTCGCCAGCCTGCTGCCGCGCCACATTGAGATCATCTACGAGATCAATCGGCGCTTTCTGAAAGACATGCAGGCCAAGTTCCCCGGCGACACTGCTCGGTGGGCGCGCATGAGCCTGATCGGCGAAGACGGTGAGAAACAGGTCCGCATGGCCAACCTGGCCGTGGTCGGCAGCAAGATGGTCAACGGTGTGGCCAAGCTGCACTCGGAACTGCTGAAGGAAGACACGCTGAAGGACTTCTACGAGGCGTTCCCCAATCGGTTCACCAACGTGACGAACGGCGTCACACCGCGTCGCTGGCTGATGCTGGCGGACCCACCGCTCACAGCGTTGCTGAACGAGGTGCTGGGCACCGCGTGGCACACAGACCTGTATGCCCTGCGCGGCCTGGAGGACTACGTGGATGACGCGGGGTTCCTCGACAAGTGGCGCAAGCGGCAGGAGGAATCGAAAGGTCGCCTCGGAGATTTCATCAAGCGCTCCATGGACGTAAGCCTGAACCCGGCGAGCATGTTTGACGTGCAGGTGAAGCGCATCCACGAGTACAAACGGCAGCACCTGAATGCTCTGCACATTCTGGGCCTGTACTGCCGCATCAAGAGCGGCGAGCTGAAAGACCTGCCGCCGCGCACCTTCCTCTTTGGCGGAAAGGCCGCACCCAGCTACACCTACGCCAAGCTGATGATCAAGCTGGTGTGCACCGTCGGCGAGTTGGTTGGCAAGGATCCGCAGACCAAGGACCTCTTGCGCGTCCTGTTCGTCCCGGACTACAGCGTTTCTCTCGGGCAGCGGATTTACCCTGCCGCCGACCTGAGTGAGCAGATCAGCACCGCGGGCAAAGAGGCCAGCGGAACGGGCTGCATGAAGTTCATGATGAACGGCGCGGTGGCCATCGGCACGCTGGACGGCGCGAACATCGAAATCCGCGAAGAGGTCGGCGAGGAGAACTTCTTCCTCTTCGGCCTGACCGCACCACAGATCGCAGAAAAGCAGAAGGCCGGGTACCGTCCGCGCGACTTCTACGAAAAGAGCCCCTTGCTTCGCGAAGTGATGGACGGCCTGCGCGACGGCAGATTCAGTAACGGAGACCGCGACACGTTCGCTCCGCTCGTTCGCGACCTGCTAGAGGTGGACCGCTACTTCGTAATGGCCGACTTCGACGACTACGCGCGAGCTCAGTCCGAGGCTGGCAAGATCTTCTGCGACAGCAAGAAATGGAGCCGCATGAGCCTGCTGAACACGGCGCGATCGGGCAAGTTCAGCTCCGATCGGTCGATTCGCGAGTACTGCCAGAACATCTGGAAGATCAACCTGGACAGGTAG
- a CDS encoding diflavin oxidoreductase has protein sequence MSTENQTYTRNNPFVSTMLVNYVMTDSDSEKETRHIELALDKGMEYTPGDAVGILPTNRDSEVEDVLKALGYKGDEKVLDFFKKETTLDDALRTKLHIGKLTRGSVNSYAKIAPESTPGLDFLKSLAGQDNKSRAEEYVWGREFLDLITEHPGGITDPQQLFTVLGRLTPRMYSIASSQAKTPDAVHTTVRVVRYHTHGRDRQGLCSGHLGERADAGATLPIFLHANQNFRLPEDTSAPVIMVGPGTGIAPFRAFLQHRQAHGHKGQNWLFFGEQRQASDFLYREEWEAMLADGTLTRLDTAFSRDQSKKIYVQDRMRENQKELFQWLERGAYFYVCGDASRMAKDVEQTLLDTIADGKGCTPDDAQSYLTDMKKAKRYQLDVY, from the coding sequence ATGAGCACAGAGAACCAGACGTACACCCGAAACAATCCTTTCGTCTCCACCATGCTGGTCAACTATGTGATGACCGACAGCGACTCGGAAAAAGAAACGCGTCACATTGAACTGGCGCTGGACAAGGGCATGGAATACACGCCCGGCGACGCCGTGGGCATCCTGCCGACGAACCGCGACTCTGAAGTCGAGGACGTCCTTAAGGCGCTCGGCTACAAGGGCGATGAGAAGGTGCTCGACTTCTTCAAGAAAGAAACCACGCTCGATGACGCACTGCGCACCAAGCTGCACATCGGCAAACTGACCCGCGGTTCGGTGAACAGCTACGCGAAAATCGCTCCCGAGTCGACACCCGGTCTCGACTTCCTGAAGTCGCTCGCCGGCCAGGACAACAAGTCCCGCGCGGAAGAGTACGTCTGGGGTCGCGAGTTCCTCGACCTGATCACCGAGCACCCTGGCGGCATCACCGACCCGCAGCAGCTCTTCACGGTCCTCGGCCGCCTCACGCCGCGCATGTACTCCATCGCGAGCTCGCAGGCAAAAACGCCCGACGCCGTGCACACCACGGTTCGCGTGGTGCGCTACCACACGCACGGCCGCGATCGGCAGGGACTGTGCTCCGGACACCTGGGCGAGCGTGCCGATGCGGGCGCCACCCTGCCCATCTTCCTCCATGCCAACCAGAACTTTCGTCTGCCGGAGGATACGTCCGCGCCCGTCATCATGGTCGGCCCGGGCACCGGCATCGCCCCGTTCCGCGCCTTCCTGCAGCATCGCCAGGCGCACGGTCACAAGGGCCAGAACTGGCTCTTCTTCGGCGAGCAGCGGCAGGCATCCGACTTCCTCTATCGCGAAGAATGGGAAGCTATGCTGGCGGACGGAACGCTCACCCGGCTCGACACTGCCTTCTCGCGAGACCAGAGCAAGAAGATCTATGTGCAGGACCGCATGCGCGAGAATCAGAAGGAGCTTTTCCAGTGGCTCGAGCGCGGTGCTTACTTCTACGTCTGCGGTGATGCCAGCCGTATGGCCAAAGACGTAGAGCAGACGCTGCTCGATACGATTGCCGACGGAAAGGGCTGCACGCCCGACGACGCGCAGTCCTACCTGACGGACATGAAGAAGGCGAAGCGCTACCAGTTGGACGTGTACTAG
- a CDS encoding MBL fold metallo-hydrolase: MDGVAVSENDVLPMDHIATGIFGLRIAFVNVFGVVNPDGTWTLLDAGLPGSAAYIRSWAEKQFGTAPKAIVLTHGHFDHVGASRTLAEHWQVPVVAHPLEEPYLSGKLAYPPPDPGVGGGMMALLSPLYPKDPIDLRPHLRLLQAAEGSGIPELEGWQVLHTPGHTPGHISFYRQSDDTLLVGDAFCTTKPEAFFQAALVQHPELHGPPAYFTSDWNAARASVQKLAGLSPRIVVPGHGKPLSGADVPVQLRKLAERFDEVALPEDHKADA, from the coding sequence ATGGATGGTGTTGCGGTTTCTGAAAACGACGTTCTTCCCATGGACCACATCGCGACCGGCATCTTTGGGCTGCGCATCGCGTTTGTGAATGTCTTCGGAGTTGTCAATCCGGACGGGACCTGGACGCTGCTCGACGCCGGACTTCCTGGATCGGCGGCATACATCCGATCGTGGGCCGAGAAGCAGTTCGGAACGGCGCCAAAAGCCATTGTCCTCACTCACGGTCACTTCGACCACGTGGGTGCCTCGCGCACGCTGGCCGAACACTGGCAAGTGCCGGTCGTCGCGCACCCGCTGGAGGAGCCCTATCTCTCCGGGAAGCTGGCGTATCCTCCGCCGGATCCGGGCGTCGGCGGCGGCATGATGGCTCTGCTGTCGCCGCTGTATCCGAAAGACCCCATCGATCTGCGACCGCACCTCCGCTTGCTGCAAGCGGCAGAGGGGAGCGGCATCCCTGAACTGGAAGGCTGGCAGGTCCTGCACACGCCAGGCCACACACCGGGGCACATCTCGTTCTATCGCCAGTCGGACGACACGCTGCTCGTGGGCGATGCGTTCTGCACCACCAAGCCGGAGGCGTTCTTCCAGGCCGCTCTGGTGCAACATCCTGAGTTGCACGGACCGCCAGCCTACTTCACCTCAGACTGGAACGCGGCCCGCGCCTCGGTTCAGAAACTTGCCGGGCTATCCCCGCGGATCGTTGTACCCGGCCACGGCAAGCCGCTCTCGGGAGCCGACGTTCCCGTGCAGCTACGAAAGCTCGCGGAGCGCTTCGACGAAGTTGCACTTCCTGAGGATCACAAGGCGGACGCTTAG